A single Anopheles maculipalpis chromosome 3RL, idAnoMacuDA_375_x, whole genome shotgun sequence DNA region contains:
- the LOC126565808 gene encoding microsomal triacylglycerol transfer protein: protein MTTMLKLYMFLSILLSSFDFGYVAPAFGDAFHVGTEERFDFSNIVLVGNAKNASASFGYRTQAVIIIGSVWGNDETKLLKLQIQNPSLVSIPDGNIGKIDGMESPFYAWWNLGRIRGIYFVPSDTVPVRNMKKGVSALFQYQLLDGTYSEEDPSGRCEAKYISHSSTRYHKSKGNCQFDDKRMEWTEYALRSNLKTSRSTDFTVSTEGSLQKVKSQDYVKYLLNAHNQFGAYYESIMELNVLGTAQKISTAEGSSLETIVKQLSLEGETLLTQEFQTPCKANNCESIIGLFKRYKTSLTNENVGKEASATALVDMVEVARHAKKEDLLRLLKAKSSHEIKGQLLDLLGAIQTIDSHEAAKTVFLDGADDDKMLLGERYLQALAVGTRPQKKIIEDLLKMAQKEHENVKFFDSLIQSLAAITRRYAQVEGNSYETEIVKKVTALLQEKLNECVHDNCKLKYIRGLQNLKCPRTVDILLKLAQGSSKTVSVAAMKALRSFSVYLWNDEFRARFEDIFFQVSKRYDSSARTLALDILLDLKPDRDELSHLVQFLKSSDKAYEVKQYLLQKLRMIADQCSEFGTMLKSIVESDPVLNNYHILAPRGLSTALSRKFSTAPSFNASLTSLQEMSGGVLKRGIVDLTLDVDDERTSLFTLGLYAGGMSSFVSSNDADASDADEEEETTAGMELSVQGIAMRPLEFFNGKGELMGHVWSGTASEATPAYQAITLLQDNEERFSSHNGVTLALRATGAISIDLNGQVTMSLWGRNAQSKVEQNTGISMIGRLSFDASFATVDVRFSAEQEPQLHLTSALDFSGDPALCMQLVQPKSSLKQRFVRTIKLVGTEHRASRKTIKTVKLNGLTHALNRKNNEMCNLISKS from the exons ATGACCACGATGCTGAAGTTGTACATGTTTCTATCTATCCTATTATCTTCCTTCG ACTTCGGATACGTGGCTCCAG CTTTCGGTGATGCCTTTCACGTGGGTACGGAGGAAAggttcgatttttccaacaTAGTACTGGTTGGAAACGCCAAAAATGCATCTGCTTCATTTGGATACCGAACCCAAGCGGTTATTATAATAGGATCAGTATGGGGAAACGATGAGACAAAATTGTTGAAACTACAG ATTCAAAATCCTTCACTCGTTAGCATTCCCGAtggaaatattggaaaaattgATGGAATGGAATCTCCGTTCTATGCGTGGTGGAATTTGGGTCGAATTAGAGGAATCTACTTTGTACCATCAGACACGGTTCCGGTGAGAAATATGAAGAAGGGCGTTTCCGCATTATTCCAATATCAGCTGTTAGATGGAACATACTCTGAGGAAGATCCTTCAGGAAGGTGCGAAGCGAAGTACATATCTCACTCTTCCACACGGTACCACAAATCAAAGGGAAACTGTCAATTTGATGATAAGCGAATGGAATGGACCGAATATGCTTTGCGTAGTAATCTCAAGACTTCACGAAGTACGGACTTTACTGTGTCTACCGAAGGCTCATTGCAAAAAGTGAAGAGTCAGGACTATGTGAAATATTTGCTTAATGCACACAACCAATTCGGAGCATACTACGAATCTATTATGGAGCTGAACGTACTAGGAACCGCCCAGAAAATATCAACAGCGGAAGGATCAAGCTTAGAGACGATTGTTAAACAGCTGTCTTTAGAAGGAGAAACGCTTTTAACGCAAGAGTTCCAAACACCATGCAAAGCTAACAATTGCGAAAGCATTATCGGTCTATTCAAACGGTACAAAACGTCTCTTACCAATGAAAATGTCGGTAAAGAAGCATCTGCTACTGCACTGGTTGATATGGTTGAGGTTGCGCGTCATGCTAAGAAAGAGGATTTGCTGCGTTTGCTGAAGGCAAAGTCATCACATGAAATTAAAGGACAACTGTTAGATCTACTGGGTGCGATACAAACGATAGATTCACACGAGGCGGCGAAAACCGTATTTCTAGACGgggctgatgatgataaaatgTTGCTTGGCGAACGCTACCTGCAAGCACTGGCCGTTGGCACAAGGCCGCAGAAGAAAATCATTGAAGATCTTTTGAAAATGGCCCAGAAAGAgcatgaaaatgtaaaatttttcgATAGTCTCATTCAGAGTTTGGCAGCAATAACGCGTCGATATGCACAAGTGGAAGGAAACTCGTATGAAACCGAAATTGTAAAGAAAGTGACCGCATTGTTGCAAGAAAAGCTAAACGAATGCGTACATGACAACTGTAAGTTAAAGTATATACGTGGATTGCAAAACCTCAAATGTCCCAGAACGGTCGATATTCTTTTGAAGCTCGCACAGGGATCATCTAAAACTGTTAGTGTAGCTGCAATGAAAGCTTTGCGATCATTCTCGGTCTACCTTTGGAACGACGAGTTCAGAGCCAGATTTGAGGATATTTTCTTTCAGGTATCGAAACGGTACGATTCCAGTGCACGAACGTTGGCGCTAGATATTTTGTTGGATTTGAAACCAGATCGCGATGAGCTATCACATTTGGTACAGTTTTTGAAATCCAGCGACAAGGCGTATGaagtaaaacaatatttgCTACAGAAGCTACGGATGATCGCAGACCAATGTTCCGAATTTGGCACAATGCTGAAGAGTATTGTCGAAAGTGATCCAGTACTGAACAATTACCACATCCTCGCCCCTAGAGGGCTGTCTACGGCGTTGAGTCGTAAATTTTCTACAGCCCCTTCGTTTAATGCTTCTCTCACGAGTTTGCAAGAGATGAGCGGAGGTGTTTTGAAACGAGGTATCGTTGACTTAACGCTAGACGTAGATGATGAGAGAACAAGCCTGTTTACCCTCGGACTATACGCCGGTGGAATGTCATCGTTTGTCAGCAGTAATGATGCGGATGCAAGCGATGCCGACGAAGAGGAAGAAACAACGGCAGGAATGGAGCTATCGGTACAAGGTATAGCTATGAGGCCGTTAGAATTTTTCAACGGAAAGGGTGAACTGATGGGTCACGTTTGGAGCGGTACAGCATCCGAGGCGACCCCGGCTTACCAGGCGATCACATTATTGCAGGACAACGAAGAACGATTTTCTTCTCATAACGGTGTAACGTTAGCGCTCCGTGCCACCGGCGCTATATCGATAGATCTGAATGGACAGGTTACAATGAGCCTCTGGGGTCGTAATGCCCAGTCCAAAGTGGAGCAAAA CACTGGCATTAGCATGATCGGTCGACTATCGTTCGATGCATCCTTCGCGACAGTGGATGTACGGTTTAGCGCGGAACAGGAACCACAACTGCATTTGACATCAGCTCTAGACTTTTCCGGAGATCCAGCTCTGTGCATGCAGCTAGTACAGCCGAAGAGTTCGCTCAAACAACGGTTTGTGCGAACGATAAAATTAGTTGGTACAGAGCACCGAGCGTCACgcaaaacgatcaaaacaGTAAAGTTAAACGGGTTAACGCATGCGCTCAACaggaaaaacaatgaaatgTGTAATCTAATTTCCAAAAGCTGA
- the LOC126564374 gene encoding GTPase-activating protein skywalker isoform X2 yields MPVNAIGTDQLSGIEEESDIYEAFAPHVDTTNISVLTDTPPGKKPNLKSFQDVQSLIQQGKKREAKIVLRENSWPTNSPIRSQLWPALCGQHHVGKTMLDGFYWDMVNQVFGTTELPEKPIMLPPFVDSTHCLPYHLTRKGRAVADRVVSVLGYACPDITYSPTLYPITSILLHFMSEEECYHCMASLVAPKEKVFITQTKLLYEVTWKTVMQIAKKHAKSAVNYLSTMCNGQKPESIFMDWCWWILGGLPFPHLVRVMDCFFHEGIKVFYRVSLAILILFHKYVTASNSDWDADAIKNDIDNALPKFCKNIPVSPAKLLRTAFSIRALSSTYISRVFLKTEMLLKSKSVLSGPKQMVRSRSSDNLPTSQSQINVQMMSHTLTIREGAHSPDVRVLSMGVFPIQAIKSKICDQDSLFTLWSWLPVRITMYQPVLLYTTEEHGCSLTTFYVRVEQHEPTLLMIKTCNNEVFGAYCSSRWFERNLKDDRGQRQAYFGTGETFLFSLYPERAKYPWVGIEGDTGLGHASELFMAADSKMITIGGGEGQAIWMDENIRFGKTDRCQTFNNPPLCASGDFEIRVLEVYGFVGA; encoded by the exons ATGCCAGTGAATGCTATCGGAACCGATCAGCTGAGTGGAATCGAGGAAGAATCTGACATCTACGAAGCATTTGCACCGCACGTGGATACGACAAACATTTCGGTGCTAACCGATACACCCCCTG GAAAAAAGCCGAACTTGAAGTCGTTCCAAGATGTGCAGTCACTCATACAGCAGGGGAAAAAGCGAGAAGCAAAGATAGTGTTAAGAGAAAACTCATGGCCCACCAATTCACCGATTCGTTCGCAGCTATGGCCCGCTTTATGTGGCCAGCATCACGTTGGCAAAACGATGCTCGACGGGTTCTATTGGGATATGGTGAACCAG GTTTTTGGTACAACCGAATTGCCCGAAAAGCCCATAATGCTCCCACCGTTCGTAGATTCAACACACTGTCTGCCCTACCACCTAACGCGGAAGGGCCGAGCGGTGGCTGATCGCGTAGTTAGTGTGCTTGGTTATGCCTGTCCAGATATCACTTACAGCCCAACGCTCTACCCCATTACTTCCATTTTGCTGCACTTTATGTCCG agGAAGAATGTTACCACTGTATGGCCAGCCTGGTGGCTCCTAAGGAAAAAGTGTTTATTACCCAAACGAAGTTACTTTACGAAGTCACCTGGAAGACTGTGATGCAAATTGCCAAAAAACATGCG AAATCTGCTGTTAATTATCTATCAACAATGTGCAACGGACAGAAACCGGAATCAATCTTCATGGATTGGTGCTGGTGGATACTAGGTGGATTACCTTTTCCGCATCTCGTGCGGGTGATGGATTGCTTTTTCCACGAGGGCATTAAGGTGTTTTATCGCGTATCGTTGGCTATATTGATACTTTTCCATAAATACGTTACCGCTAGTAATTCCGATTGGGACGCGGATGCGATCAAAAATGACATCGATAATGCCCTTCCAAAGTTCTGCAAAAACATACCAGTCTCGCCAGCAAAGCTATTGCGGACAGCTTTTAGTATAAGGGCACTTAG TTCTACGTACATATCTAGAGTTTTTTTGAAGACTGAAATGCTACTAAAAAGTAAGTCAGTGCTAAGTGGGCCAAAACAAATGGTAAGATCACGTTCTAGCGATAATTTACCTACGAGTCAATCCCAGATCAACGTACAAATGATGTCTCACACCTTAACAATACGTGAG GGGGCTCATTCTCCTGATGTACGAGTGTTGTCTATGGGAGTGTTTCCAATTCaagcaataaaaagcaaaatttgTGACCAGGACTCT CTGTTTACGCTCTGGTCCTGGCTGCCAGTAAGAATAACAATGTATCAGCCCGTTCTATTATATACTACTGAAGAGCATGGGTGTTCATTGACAACGTTTTACGTTCGGGTGGAACAACATGAACCAACTCTGCTAATGATTAAAACGTGTAACAACGAG GTGTTTGGTGCTTACTGTTCGTCACGATGGTTTGAGCGAAATTTAAAAGATGATCGTGGACAGCGTCAAGCTTACTTCGGGACGGGAGAgacgtttcttttttcactttacCCGGAACGCGCCAAATATCCTTGGGTTGGCATCGAGGGTGACACAGGTTTGGGCCATGCGTCAGAACTCTTTATGGCTGCCGATTCAAAGATGATTACTATTGGCGGCGG AGAGGGACAGGCTATCTGGATGGATGAAAACATCCGCTTTGGCAAAACGGACCGTTGCCAAACATTCAATAACCCACCGCTTTGCGCCTCTGGCGATTTTGAGATACGAGTGCTAGAAGTCTACGGTTTTGTAGGAGCGTGA
- the LOC126564374 gene encoding GTPase-activating protein skywalker isoform X3: MVAKTPEGISLENLSKQRASVYIDPECDLYLELQYLQSSKLTKCTCFNVHLLTAKGKKPNLKSFQDVQSLIQQGKKREAKIVLRENSWPTNSPIRSQLWPALCGQHHVGKTMLDGFYWDMVNQVFGTTELPEKPIMLPPFVDSTHCLPYHLTRKGRAVADRVVSVLGYACPDITYSPTLYPITSILLHFMSEEECYHCMASLVAPKEKVFITQTKLLYEVTWKTVMQIAKKHAKSAVNYLSTMCNGQKPESIFMDWCWWILGGLPFPHLVRVMDCFFHEGIKVFYRVSLAILILFHKYVTASNSDWDADAIKNDIDNALPKFCKNIPVSPAKLLRTAFSIRALSSTYISRVFLKTEMLLKSKSVLSGPKQMVRSRSSDNLPTSQSQINVQMMSHTLTIREKYREGLETCRAMLFTLWSWLPVRITMYQPVLLYTTEEHGCSLTTFYVRVEQHEPTLLMIKTCNNEVFGAYCSSRWFERNLKDDRGQRQAYFGTGETFLFSLYPERAKYPWVGIEGDTGLGHASELFMAADSKMITIGGGEGQAIWMDENIRFGKTDRCQTFNNPPLCASGDFEIRVLEVYGFVGA; the protein is encoded by the exons ATGGTTGCAAAAACACCAGAAGGAATATCGCTAGAAAATCTTAGCAAACAACGTGCGTCGGTGTATATCGATCCAGAATGTGATCTGTATCTAGAGCTTCAATATTTACAATCTTCCAAACTTACCAAATGTACCTGTTTCAACGTACATCTATTAACAGCGAAAG GAAAAAAGCCGAACTTGAAGTCGTTCCAAGATGTGCAGTCACTCATACAGCAGGGGAAAAAGCGAGAAGCAAAGATAGTGTTAAGAGAAAACTCATGGCCCACCAATTCACCGATTCGTTCGCAGCTATGGCCCGCTTTATGTGGCCAGCATCACGTTGGCAAAACGATGCTCGACGGGTTCTATTGGGATATGGTGAACCAG GTTTTTGGTACAACCGAATTGCCCGAAAAGCCCATAATGCTCCCACCGTTCGTAGATTCAACACACTGTCTGCCCTACCACCTAACGCGGAAGGGCCGAGCGGTGGCTGATCGCGTAGTTAGTGTGCTTGGTTATGCCTGTCCAGATATCACTTACAGCCCAACGCTCTACCCCATTACTTCCATTTTGCTGCACTTTATGTCCG agGAAGAATGTTACCACTGTATGGCCAGCCTGGTGGCTCCTAAGGAAAAAGTGTTTATTACCCAAACGAAGTTACTTTACGAAGTCACCTGGAAGACTGTGATGCAAATTGCCAAAAAACATGCG AAATCTGCTGTTAATTATCTATCAACAATGTGCAACGGACAGAAACCGGAATCAATCTTCATGGATTGGTGCTGGTGGATACTAGGTGGATTACCTTTTCCGCATCTCGTGCGGGTGATGGATTGCTTTTTCCACGAGGGCATTAAGGTGTTTTATCGCGTATCGTTGGCTATATTGATACTTTTCCATAAATACGTTACCGCTAGTAATTCCGATTGGGACGCGGATGCGATCAAAAATGACATCGATAATGCCCTTCCAAAGTTCTGCAAAAACATACCAGTCTCGCCAGCAAAGCTATTGCGGACAGCTTTTAGTATAAGGGCACTTAG TTCTACGTACATATCTAGAGTTTTTTTGAAGACTGAAATGCTACTAAAAAGTAAGTCAGTGCTAAGTGGGCCAAAACAAATGGTAAGATCACGTTCTAGCGATAATTTACCTACGAGTCAATCCCAGATCAACGTACAAATGATGTCTCACACCTTAACAATACGTGAG AAATATCGAGAAGGTTTAGAAACCTGCCGGGCAATG CTGTTTACGCTCTGGTCCTGGCTGCCAGTAAGAATAACAATGTATCAGCCCGTTCTATTATATACTACTGAAGAGCATGGGTGTTCATTGACAACGTTTTACGTTCGGGTGGAACAACATGAACCAACTCTGCTAATGATTAAAACGTGTAACAACGAG GTGTTTGGTGCTTACTGTTCGTCACGATGGTTTGAGCGAAATTTAAAAGATGATCGTGGACAGCGTCAAGCTTACTTCGGGACGGGAGAgacgtttcttttttcactttacCCGGAACGCGCCAAATATCCTTGGGTTGGCATCGAGGGTGACACAGGTTTGGGCCATGCGTCAGAACTCTTTATGGCTGCCGATTCAAAGATGATTACTATTGGCGGCGG AGAGGGACAGGCTATCTGGATGGATGAAAACATCCGCTTTGGCAAAACGGACCGTTGCCAAACATTCAATAACCCACCGCTTTGCGCCTCTGGCGATTTTGAGATACGAGTGCTAGAAGTCTACGGTTTTGTAGGAGCGTGA
- the LOC126564374 gene encoding GTPase-activating protein skywalker isoform X1, whose protein sequence is MVAKTPEGISLENLSKQRASVYIDPECDLYLELQYLQSSKLTKCTCFNVHLLTAKGKKPNLKSFQDVQSLIQQGKKREAKIVLRENSWPTNSPIRSQLWPALCGQHHVGKTMLDGFYWDMVNQVFGTTELPEKPIMLPPFVDSTHCLPYHLTRKGRAVADRVVSVLGYACPDITYSPTLYPITSILLHFMSEEECYHCMASLVAPKEKVFITQTKLLYEVTWKTVMQIAKKHAKSAVNYLSTMCNGQKPESIFMDWCWWILGGLPFPHLVRVMDCFFHEGIKVFYRVSLAILILFHKYVTASNSDWDADAIKNDIDNALPKFCKNIPVSPAKLLRTAFSIRALSSTYISRVFLKTEMLLKSKSVLSGPKQMVRSRSSDNLPTSQSQINVQMMSHTLTIREGAHSPDVRVLSMGVFPIQAIKSKICDQDSLFTLWSWLPVRITMYQPVLLYTTEEHGCSLTTFYVRVEQHEPTLLMIKTCNNEVFGAYCSSRWFERNLKDDRGQRQAYFGTGETFLFSLYPERAKYPWVGIEGDTGLGHASELFMAADSKMITIGGGEGQAIWMDENIRFGKTDRCQTFNNPPLCASGDFEIRVLEVYGFVGA, encoded by the exons ATGGTTGCAAAAACACCAGAAGGAATATCGCTAGAAAATCTTAGCAAACAACGTGCGTCGGTGTATATCGATCCAGAATGTGATCTGTATCTAGAGCTTCAATATTTACAATCTTCCAAACTTACCAAATGTACCTGTTTCAACGTACATCTATTAACAGCGAAAG GAAAAAAGCCGAACTTGAAGTCGTTCCAAGATGTGCAGTCACTCATACAGCAGGGGAAAAAGCGAGAAGCAAAGATAGTGTTAAGAGAAAACTCATGGCCCACCAATTCACCGATTCGTTCGCAGCTATGGCCCGCTTTATGTGGCCAGCATCACGTTGGCAAAACGATGCTCGACGGGTTCTATTGGGATATGGTGAACCAG GTTTTTGGTACAACCGAATTGCCCGAAAAGCCCATAATGCTCCCACCGTTCGTAGATTCAACACACTGTCTGCCCTACCACCTAACGCGGAAGGGCCGAGCGGTGGCTGATCGCGTAGTTAGTGTGCTTGGTTATGCCTGTCCAGATATCACTTACAGCCCAACGCTCTACCCCATTACTTCCATTTTGCTGCACTTTATGTCCG agGAAGAATGTTACCACTGTATGGCCAGCCTGGTGGCTCCTAAGGAAAAAGTGTTTATTACCCAAACGAAGTTACTTTACGAAGTCACCTGGAAGACTGTGATGCAAATTGCCAAAAAACATGCG AAATCTGCTGTTAATTATCTATCAACAATGTGCAACGGACAGAAACCGGAATCAATCTTCATGGATTGGTGCTGGTGGATACTAGGTGGATTACCTTTTCCGCATCTCGTGCGGGTGATGGATTGCTTTTTCCACGAGGGCATTAAGGTGTTTTATCGCGTATCGTTGGCTATATTGATACTTTTCCATAAATACGTTACCGCTAGTAATTCCGATTGGGACGCGGATGCGATCAAAAATGACATCGATAATGCCCTTCCAAAGTTCTGCAAAAACATACCAGTCTCGCCAGCAAAGCTATTGCGGACAGCTTTTAGTATAAGGGCACTTAG TTCTACGTACATATCTAGAGTTTTTTTGAAGACTGAAATGCTACTAAAAAGTAAGTCAGTGCTAAGTGGGCCAAAACAAATGGTAAGATCACGTTCTAGCGATAATTTACCTACGAGTCAATCCCAGATCAACGTACAAATGATGTCTCACACCTTAACAATACGTGAG GGGGCTCATTCTCCTGATGTACGAGTGTTGTCTATGGGAGTGTTTCCAATTCaagcaataaaaagcaaaatttgTGACCAGGACTCT CTGTTTACGCTCTGGTCCTGGCTGCCAGTAAGAATAACAATGTATCAGCCCGTTCTATTATATACTACTGAAGAGCATGGGTGTTCATTGACAACGTTTTACGTTCGGGTGGAACAACATGAACCAACTCTGCTAATGATTAAAACGTGTAACAACGAG GTGTTTGGTGCTTACTGTTCGTCACGATGGTTTGAGCGAAATTTAAAAGATGATCGTGGACAGCGTCAAGCTTACTTCGGGACGGGAGAgacgtttcttttttcactttacCCGGAACGCGCCAAATATCCTTGGGTTGGCATCGAGGGTGACACAGGTTTGGGCCATGCGTCAGAACTCTTTATGGCTGCCGATTCAAAGATGATTACTATTGGCGGCGG AGAGGGACAGGCTATCTGGATGGATGAAAACATCCGCTTTGGCAAAACGGACCGTTGCCAAACATTCAATAACCCACCGCTTTGCGCCTCTGGCGATTTTGAGATACGAGTGCTAGAAGTCTACGGTTTTGTAGGAGCGTGA
- the LOC126564374 gene encoding GTPase-activating protein skywalker isoform X4: MVAKTPEGISLENLSKQRASVYIDPECDLYLELQYLQSSKLTKCTCFNVHLLTAKGKKPNLKSFQDVQSLIQQGKKREAKIVLRENSWPTNSPIRSQLWPALCGQHHVGKTMLDGFYWDMVNQVFGTTELPEKPIMLPPFVDSTHCLPYHLTRKGRAVADRVVSVLGYACPDITYSPTLYPITSILLHFMSEEECYHCMASLVAPKEKVFITQTKLLYEVTWKTVMQIAKKHAKSAVNYLSTMCNGQKPESIFMDWCWWILGGLPFPHLVRVMDCFFHEGIKVFYRVSLAILILFHKYVTASNSDWDADAIKNDIDNALPKFCKNIPVSPAKLLRTAFSIRALSSTYISRVFLKTEMLLKSKSVLSGPKQMVRSRSSDNLPTSQSQINVQMMSHTLTIRELFTLWSWLPVRITMYQPVLLYTTEEHGCSLTTFYVRVEQHEPTLLMIKTCNNEVFGAYCSSRWFERNLKDDRGQRQAYFGTGETFLFSLYPERAKYPWVGIEGDTGLGHASELFMAADSKMITIGGGEGQAIWMDENIRFGKTDRCQTFNNPPLCASGDFEIRVLEVYGFVGA; the protein is encoded by the exons ATGGTTGCAAAAACACCAGAAGGAATATCGCTAGAAAATCTTAGCAAACAACGTGCGTCGGTGTATATCGATCCAGAATGTGATCTGTATCTAGAGCTTCAATATTTACAATCTTCCAAACTTACCAAATGTACCTGTTTCAACGTACATCTATTAACAGCGAAAG GAAAAAAGCCGAACTTGAAGTCGTTCCAAGATGTGCAGTCACTCATACAGCAGGGGAAAAAGCGAGAAGCAAAGATAGTGTTAAGAGAAAACTCATGGCCCACCAATTCACCGATTCGTTCGCAGCTATGGCCCGCTTTATGTGGCCAGCATCACGTTGGCAAAACGATGCTCGACGGGTTCTATTGGGATATGGTGAACCAG GTTTTTGGTACAACCGAATTGCCCGAAAAGCCCATAATGCTCCCACCGTTCGTAGATTCAACACACTGTCTGCCCTACCACCTAACGCGGAAGGGCCGAGCGGTGGCTGATCGCGTAGTTAGTGTGCTTGGTTATGCCTGTCCAGATATCACTTACAGCCCAACGCTCTACCCCATTACTTCCATTTTGCTGCACTTTATGTCCG agGAAGAATGTTACCACTGTATGGCCAGCCTGGTGGCTCCTAAGGAAAAAGTGTTTATTACCCAAACGAAGTTACTTTACGAAGTCACCTGGAAGACTGTGATGCAAATTGCCAAAAAACATGCG AAATCTGCTGTTAATTATCTATCAACAATGTGCAACGGACAGAAACCGGAATCAATCTTCATGGATTGGTGCTGGTGGATACTAGGTGGATTACCTTTTCCGCATCTCGTGCGGGTGATGGATTGCTTTTTCCACGAGGGCATTAAGGTGTTTTATCGCGTATCGTTGGCTATATTGATACTTTTCCATAAATACGTTACCGCTAGTAATTCCGATTGGGACGCGGATGCGATCAAAAATGACATCGATAATGCCCTTCCAAAGTTCTGCAAAAACATACCAGTCTCGCCAGCAAAGCTATTGCGGACAGCTTTTAGTATAAGGGCACTTAG TTCTACGTACATATCTAGAGTTTTTTTGAAGACTGAAATGCTACTAAAAAGTAAGTCAGTGCTAAGTGGGCCAAAACAAATGGTAAGATCACGTTCTAGCGATAATTTACCTACGAGTCAATCCCAGATCAACGTACAAATGATGTCTCACACCTTAACAATACGTGAG CTGTTTACGCTCTGGTCCTGGCTGCCAGTAAGAATAACAATGTATCAGCCCGTTCTATTATATACTACTGAAGAGCATGGGTGTTCATTGACAACGTTTTACGTTCGGGTGGAACAACATGAACCAACTCTGCTAATGATTAAAACGTGTAACAACGAG GTGTTTGGTGCTTACTGTTCGTCACGATGGTTTGAGCGAAATTTAAAAGATGATCGTGGACAGCGTCAAGCTTACTTCGGGACGGGAGAgacgtttcttttttcactttacCCGGAACGCGCCAAATATCCTTGGGTTGGCATCGAGGGTGACACAGGTTTGGGCCATGCGTCAGAACTCTTTATGGCTGCCGATTCAAAGATGATTACTATTGGCGGCGG AGAGGGACAGGCTATCTGGATGGATGAAAACATCCGCTTTGGCAAAACGGACCGTTGCCAAACATTCAATAACCCACCGCTTTGCGCCTCTGGCGATTTTGAGATACGAGTGCTAGAAGTCTACGGTTTTGTAGGAGCGTGA